The nucleotide sequence GGCAATTACGACCAGAAGTTCAATCAGTGTAAATCCGCGCTTGATTTTCATGATTTTCTCCAGAGAAGTCAGGGAAATGAAGTAGATGGAAATATCGTATGTCTCTCCCGAAGCTCAGAACTGGTGTGAATCTTTGTGGATTCTGATAAAAAAAGAGACCAGTCTGAAAAACGTTTGACATAATGTGATAACGTGTTATAACATGATGTTACATATTCTCAGCGAAGGAGAATGGTTTGTCAACCGGAAAATGAAAAATGTATGAAGTCACACAGAATCTGGCCGATCGGGCCTATCGTTATATCAAGCAGGAAATGCAGCAGGGGTCACTGGTACCCGGCTCGCAACTGGTGAATCGCAAGCTGGCAGCGGAGATTGGGGTGAGCGTCATCCCGGTTCGGGAAGCGATTCACCGCCTGGTTTCAGAAGGTCTGGTCGAGCATGTTCCCGGCGCAGGCGCCTTTGTACGGAACCCGAATCGCGAGGACCTGGAAGAACTGTATATGCTGCGGGATGCGCTTGAGAGTTGCGCCGCTGCAGAAGCATCGCGGTATATTACGCCGCATCAGCTGGACGATCTTGATGCGATGCTGGACGAGTTCGCTGAAATTCGGGATCTGATCCGCGAGCGGAGTGATGGCCATGCCACTCCGGCCCAGTTTCATCGCTGGCTCGATCTGGAAGAAGCCTTTCATGAGACGGTGATTGACGCCTCGCGGAATCGTCTGATCGCCAAGGTCATTCGCGAACATCGTGCGGTTTCGACGGTATTTGAATCGCAGCGAAACAGTTCGAAAATTCTGACGATTGACCTCGCAGAGAAAACCTGTGACAGCAAAAAAGAGCTGCTGCAGGCGCTGCGTGATGGAAACGGTCCCCTGGCCCGCGAAGTGATGAGTGCCCAGATACAGCGTGGCTGTCGCGATGTGCTGGCATTCCTGAGACAGGAACGGCGTTCCTGAAAAGGTGTCTGCTCTCACACTGCGGGAGGACACACAGGTCCACCCCGCAGTGATTGTGAGATCAAAAATGGTGAAACGCGATTATTTTTTCTTCAAATCGAAGTTGAAGGTGTTTTCGCCGGGTTGGACATCGGCTTCGAGTGTTGTCTTGCTGTTGTATTTCGCCGGAATTTCATTCTCTTCAGTCGTGGTGGGCATGACGGCGTCGTCCCCTTCCATTTCCATCTCATCCTCTTCACCGGAATTGCTGATCATCACGGTATTATGCCCCAGCTTGCAGCCAGGTGTATTGCGGATGTAAATTAATTCATAGGTTCCGGCCACGTCGGTTTTTCCAGTAGCAGGACGGCCACTGTCCGGAGAAAATGTTACGGAAACCCCGGCCAGGGGGCTGCCATCCATGGTGACGGTCCCTTTGACCTGCCCCAGTTCCGGCTGGTCATCTACTCCCCCTCCGCAACCGGCCAGGCTGAAGCTCAGTGCCAGCAGTGTGATTGTCCATAGAGATTCTGTTTTTAATTTCATTATTCTACTCACTCTCTGTTTGAAGTATCAGATCAGGGCTGCTCTCGATTCAGGTGATATTCTGCAATCCGGGGACCGCAATCAGGACAAACAGTTTACTCAACCAGTTCATTACTCAAGTCGCCTGTTTCTAATTGAGAGCGCCTTTTCGAATCAATACGGTGATCCGAATGGAAAAGAACTGCGTCGCTGTGTATGGCGACGCAGTTCGAATCGCGGTGTGTCTTAGTAGTCAGCGCCTAATGTTTCCCGTTTGGCTCTGGTGCTGAGGGCCCGGTACAGGGTCATGTCGATGTTCTCGGAGAGAAATTTCACTCTGCCGTCACCAAACACGAAGTGGGCACCACCGGTGTGATAGCTGCCGGCGGCTTCTTCGCCGTAGGAGTTGATCGGGTCGTTGCTCTCCGCAGCGATCAGGTATTCCGTCATTTCAGTAGGCGGGTTGCTGTCGGCTCCGTTAGAGAAGCAGTGCTTGCGGTCGCTGCCACCACCACCCAGCATGTCGGCATCTCCGCCCGAGTCAATCACTTCGCTGACGAAGATGGTATTGGAGAGGCCATCGGTGACATCGCGGAAGGCGACGCTACTGCTGATATAGAAGACGCCGTCGCCGCCCATGCAGCCACCTGTTGCAGCCATGCCGGCGGCAGTGGTAATACCACCACTATAGCAATCGTCTCCCGAGCTGCCGATCAGCGTGCCCATGTTGCCATTGTAATTGGAAGGAGAGTATCCGTTCTTCTGGACTCCCTTGGTCACATCAGGCTGGGAAGGACACCAGAAGACGGACAGGACTGTCTGCCCGGCCAGTTGTTGCTTGGGATCATTGACCCCGCCGGATTCGGCCCCCATCCCGCTGGAATCTGGTCCCTGAATGGCATCGTACAGGTTGGCCTGATCGAGATAAGGCAGCAAACTGGCATGCCAGGTCCAGCCATGACCATTATAAGTATCACCGGCAGCGTTGAGCAGCACAATACTCCCTGGTGGCAGCGAGCTGAAGGCTTCATGATAATTGTGGATCGCCAGACCGATCTGCTTAATGTTGTTTTTGCATGTGTTGCGACGGGCAGCTTCTCGTGCCTGCTGGACCGCAGGCAACAGCAGGGCAATCAGAATCGCAATAATTGCGATGACCACCAGTAACTCAATCAAAGTGAACCCTCTTCGATTTTTCATAAAAACCTCTTCTTAAAAAATTGTTTAGCAGGAACGTGTACTGGAAAAAATAAAGATATTACGTGCTGATGGAATTCTTCTGTTAAATCAGAAAT is from Gimesia maris and encodes:
- a CDS encoding GntR family transcriptional regulator, which codes for MYEVTQNLADRAYRYIKQEMQQGSLVPGSQLVNRKLAAEIGVSVIPVREAIHRLVSEGLVEHVPGAGAFVRNPNREDLEELYMLRDALESCAAAEASRYITPHQLDDLDAMLDEFAEIRDLIRERSDGHATPAQFHRWLDLEEAFHETVIDASRNRLIAKVIREHRAVSTVFESQRNSSKILTIDLAEKTCDSKKELLQALRDGNGPLAREVMSAQIQRGCRDVLAFLRQERRS
- a CDS encoding carboxypeptidase regulatory-like domain-containing protein, coding for MKLKTESLWTITLLALSFSLAGCGGGVDDQPELGQVKGTVTMDGSPLAGVSVTFSPDSGRPATGKTDVAGTYELIYIRNTPGCKLGHNTVMISNSGEEDEMEMEGDDAVMPTTTEENEIPAKYNSKTTLEADVQPGENTFNFDLKKK
- a CDS encoding DUF1559 domain-containing protein, which codes for MKNRRGFTLIELLVVIAIIAILIALLLPAVQQAREAARRNTCKNNIKQIGLAIHNYHEAFSSLPPGSIVLLNAAGDTYNGHGWTWHASLLPYLDQANLYDAIQGPDSSGMGAESGGVNDPKQQLAGQTVLSVFWCPSQPDVTKGVQKNGYSPSNYNGNMGTLIGSSGDDCYSGGITTAAGMAATGGCMGGDGVFYISSSVAFRDVTDGLSNTIFVSEVIDSGGDADMLGGGGSDRKHCFSNGADSNPPTEMTEYLIAAESNDPINSYGEEAAGSYHTGGAHFVFGDGRVKFLSENIDMTLYRALSTRAKRETLGADY